The region ACAGTCTGATGCCGCCGGCTTCCGCCTGGAGCCCAGGCCGGACACCACGGTGCGCCATCATGGACACATGACCCCTGAGGCTCTGTCCGCGCTACATGCCCGTTTCGGAGAGCAGCTCAGCACTGTCCCGGCTGTCCTGGATGCCCACGGCCGGGACGAGAGCGGCCTTGAACACGTGCGGCCCCACGCTGTCGTTTTTGCCCTGAGCGAGGCAGATGTGGTGGACGCCCTGGCCCTGGCCCGGACCCATCAGTTTGCGGTGGTGCCGTTTGCCGCTGGCAGCAGCCTGGAAGGCCAGCTGATCCCCCTTCGTGGCGGCCTGTCCCTGGATGTCAGCGGTATGAAGAAGGTGGTGGAAGTGCAGCCCGGCGGATTCCAGGCCACCGTCGAGCCGGGGGTCACCTATCCCGAACTCAACAGGCTGGTGCGGGCGCAGGGGCTGTTCTTCCCGGTAGACCCGGGCGCCGAGGCCAGTCTGGGGGGCATGGCATCTACCAATGCCAGCGGCACCGGAGCGGTCCGCTACGGCACCATGCGCGACAACGTGCTGGAGTTGCGGGTGGCCCTGATGGACGGGCGGGTCATCCGGGTCGGGAGCCGCGCGCGCAAGACCAGCGCAGGCTACGACCTCAAGCACCTGTTTATCGGGGCTGAGGGCACGCTGGGGATCATTACCCAGCTGACGGTCAGGCTCTGGCCGCTGCCGTCTCATGTGGTCGCCCTGCGCTGCCCGTTTCCGGATGTGGAGGCGGCTGCCGCCTGTGCGGTCAGCGTGATGGCGGCCGCCCTGCAACCCGAACGGCTGGAACTGATGGACGCTGAGGGGCTGCGGGCCGTCAATGTGCACAAGGGCACGTCCTTTCCCGAGCGGCCTACCTTGTGGATCGAACTGGCCTCGCCCAGTGCGGCTGCACTGGAAGAAGCGCTGAGCCTGTGCCGGGAGTTGTGCCTGGATGCCGGGGCCCTGGAAGTCGGTATGGCGCGCACCGCTGCTGAACGCGCCGCCCTGTGGGAGGCCCGTCACCACGCCTTCTACGCACTCAAAGCGCTGTACCCCGACCACACCACCCTCAGCACCGACCTGTGCGTGCCGCTGCAACATCTGCCCGCGATCATCGCGTTTACCCGAGCCCAGGTGGACGCAGAGGGCCTGCACGCCAGCCTGCTGGGTCACGTGGGCGACGGCAACTTTCATGTGCTGTTCCATGCCCGGCCCGACGACACCACAGTCTGGGCCCGTATAGAAGCGGTCTATGACCGGATGATCGCGCAGACGCTGGCCCTGGGCGGCACCTGCAGCGGCGAGCACGGGGTGGGGTTACACAAACGACGCTTCCTGGCGCAGGAACACGGCGAGGCCCTGGACCTGATGCGGGACCTCAAGATGCTGCTCGACCCACACGGGTTGCTTAATCCCGGCAAGATCCTGCCGGACTGCTGAGCAGCGCCTGCGAGCGAATAAAACTCCCAGCGCAATCGTTCCAGGAACGGTGCGCTAGCCTCAGGACGGACCCTACCTATGAAGATTCACGTCCTGCCCCCTCATGTCGCCCGCTTGATCGCCGCCGGCGAGGTGGTGTCGCGCCCGCTGGACGTGGTCCGTGAGCTGCTGGACAACGCCCTGGACGCTGGGGCCACCCGGGTCGACATCGAGGTTGAGGGCGGCGGGCTTTCGCTGGTGCGGGTGCGTGACAACGGCTCGGGAATTCCGGCCGACATGGTGGCCCTGGCCCCCGCCCGGCACGCGACCAGCAAGCTGGCCCCCGAGACTGACGCCGTGAACCGGGTCACGACCCTGGGCTTCCGGGGTGAGGCGCTCTGGGCCGCGGCACAGGCGGGTATCCTGGAGCTGGTCACCCGCCCGGCGCAGCAGGTCGGCGCGGCGCAGGTGAGCGCTCACGGTGATCAGCTCAGCGTCTCGCGCACCTCTGCCCCCGCAGGCACGACCGTGACTGTGCGGCATCTGTTTGCCCATCTGCCGGCCCGGCTGCGGACCCAGGCGACGCCCGCCGCCGAGGTCCGTGAGATCACGACACTGATCGGCCGTTACGTGCTGCACCATCCGGGACTGCACTGGCGCCTTACCGTGGATGGGGAAGCGCGGCTGACGCACGCACCGTCCGACCACCGGGGTGCGGTGGCCAGCGTCTATGGCCCGCTCAGCGCCAACCGGGTGGTCAGCCTGGAAGCTCCGGGGCTGCGCGGCGTGGTCTCCCGCCCGGAATTGACCCGGGCGCGGCGGGACCGGATGCATTTCAGTATCAACGGCCGACCCGTGGTGGCTGCACCCGAACTGGAAAAGGCGGTCATCGAAGGGCTCGCCGAACTGATTCCGGCCGGCGTGGCACCGCTGTGCGTGCTGGATCTGACAGTCGAACCCGAGAATCAGAACCCGAACGTTCACCCGGCCAAACAGATTGTCGCGCTGGCTGATCTTGGCGCGGTAGCCGCCCAGGTCCGTGACGCGGTGGCACAGGCCATGGCGGGTCAGGTCCTGGCACGGGGTATGCCAGCGCTGAGATCTCCCACCGAGAGCGAGGCAGCCCCACGTCAGAGCAGCTTCCCGCGCCTCACCCAGCTTGGCCTCTATCAGGACCTGTATCTGCTGGCGCAGGGAGAGGGAGACCTGTGGATCGTGGACGCCCACGCCGCTCACGAGCGCGCGCTGTATGAACAGCTGACCCGTGACCTGAGGGCAGCTCCGCCGCATGAGCTGCCGGAGCCGGAACTCCTGCACCTGACCCCGGGCCAGCTGGCCCGGCTGCACGAACGCGGACCTGAACTGCGAAGCTGGGGGCTGACTATCGAGGACTTCGGTGCTGGTCTGGCGCGGCTGCGGACCGTGCCGGCCACCCTGGCCGCACTGCCTGTTCCCCGACTGCACGAACAGATTGTCGAGGCCGCACTCGGCGACGGCCCTGACCCTCAACGCGACGTTCTGGCGCGGCTGGCCTGCGCACCTGCCCTGAAAGCCGGCATGCTGACTCTGCAACTGGGCGAACAGGTTCTGGCCGCCCTGAGCACCTGCGAACAGCCCTGGTCGTGCCCGCACGGCCGCCCGACCACCCTGCGGCTGGCCGAACGTGATCTGGCCCATGCTTTTGGCCGACGCGGCGTGCGTGACGTGGCGCGTGGGCGCGACACCGAACCGGCACCGGTTCCTGGCCGCTAACACCTGCGTTCAGATTGGCCCTCTCCCCCGCCAGAGGGAGCATGATATGTGGGGGCATACAAACATGGTTGAAGTGTTGTTGCTCGGCAGATTCAGTCTGTGTGTGAATGGGCGGCCCGTCACGCTGCCCACCCGCAAGGCATTTGCATTGGTGGCGTATCTGGCTGTGGAAGGCGCAACATCCCGCGCTATGCTGGCCAGTCTGCTGTGGGGCGACACAGACGAGGAACGTGCGCGCGGCCACCTGCGACGCGAAGTGTACCGTCTGCGCCAGTCGCCCCTGGCTTCCCTTGTGGTCACGTCTCCGGATGCCGTGGCTCTTGATCCGGCAGGTCATACCTGTGACGTAACCTGCTTTGAAGCGCAGTACCACGCCGGACAGTGCAGCTCCGCGCTGAGGCTCTGGCGAGGCGAGCTGCTCGAGGGCTTTGACCTGCGCTGTGCCGAGGGCTTCGAGCTCTGGCTGCAGCAACGCCGTGAGGCACTGGCATGCATCCATCACGGTCTCCTGGCGTCATGTGCCAGAGCCGAGGAGGAGGCCGGGCAATTGCGGACCGCGCTGGCCCTGCATCAGGAACTGCTGCGAAGTGACGAACTGGCTGAACCTCATCACCGGGAGGTTATGCGGTTACATGCCCGGCTGGGCGAGCGTGGCGCGGCCCTCCAGCAGTTTGCCCGGTTAAGGCAGGTGCTGGCTGACGAACTGGCGCTTGAGCCTCTGCCAGAAACGGTGGCCCTGGCGCGCGAGATTCTGCGGGGTACGCCCTCTCCAGCGTTGCCAGCCGCGTCTGTTCTGCCCCTGGTGGGCCGCGAACGTGAATGGGCCCAGCTGGAAGAGGCCTGGGCCCGGGGCCAGATGACCTATCTGTGTGGCGAGCCAGGAGTGGGCAAGACACGGCTGATGCTCGACTTCGTGGCGACCAAGGGAGCCTCGGTACCCAACGATGGCCGTCCTGGCGATGTGGGTCTGCCTTACGCATCAATTGCGCGGGGACTGCGGCAACTCCTGGAACGGCAACCGGGTCTGATGAACGAACTGGCGCCGTGGGCCCGGAGGGAACTCTCCCGCCTGTTGCCCGGCATGTGGAACGAGGTCTTGCCGCCTCTTTCCTCGCACGAGGACCGGCTCCGGCTGTTCGAGGCCGGCATGGCGCTGCTGGCCCTGGGAACCCGCGGATACGTGGCCCTGACGACCGACGACCTGCATCTGTTTGACCCCCAGAGTTTCGAGTTCGGCGCCTGCTTTACTGCTGGTCCACCGGTTCCCCCCTGGCCACCTCTGCGCGTGCTGGCCACCTTTCAGCGCCGTGAGCTGCCGGACGCCGCGTGGGAGGCAGTGCAGACCCAGGTCGAGCGGGGCGCCGCCGCTCTGATTGAGGTTCAGCCACTGTCATGCACGGCACTGGCTGATCTGCTGCGCGGACTGGGCCTGCCGGAAGCGCAGGCGACAGAGCTGTCTGTTCCGCTGCACCGCTATACCGGTGGCAACCCACTGTTTGCTCTGGAAACGGCGCGGTATCTGATGGACCAGGGACAGCTGATTCACGGGCTGACCTCACACATGCTCCCACCCCGGCAGACCGGAGCCATTATCCGGCGCCGGCTCGACAGCCTGCCGGCAGGAGCGCTCCGGCTGGCGCAGGTGGCCGCTGTGGCAGACAGGGCATTCAGCCTGGAGCTGGCTGGACGGGTCCTGAACACCGAGGCACTGACGCTGACCCCCGATCTGCAGGCACTGGAACAGGCAGGGCTGTGGCAGGGTGAGCGCTTTGCCTACGACCTGCTCCGTGTCTCTGTCCTGGCCGGGCTGCCCGTCGCCAGCCGGCGCCTCCTGCAAACCCGGGTCCTGTCTGCCCTGCATGAGGACCCTGCTCAGCGCGCTGCCCAGAACGAGCTCCGGCTGGCGCCGTAAGGGGCCCCACAGGAACGCATCTGCCCTGATTTCCCAGAACCGGCGCCATGCAGGTCCTGAAGCCCGGAGCAGTGGTCCCGGGACTGCCCCTTCTGACCACTCAACTCTGCCAGTCCCGGCTTTGCCACGCTGTTGCCACGCACATATTCCTAAGCTGCCTTCTGTCCCCGCAAGCTCGTTCCAGGGAGAGGTGCAAGAATGATTCAGCAAGGGAAACGCAGGGCCGTTCTGGGTGTGCTGGTGCTGGGCATGGCACTGGCTCAGAGTCAAAACAGCTGGACTGTGGTTATCAATGGTCGGCCTGCCCCGGGACGGGCCATCGTGGTAGACGGCAAGACATACGTGCCTCTGGACGCGTTGCGTGCCGTTGGCGTCACAGCGGCCACCGCGCAGGGCACCCTGAACCTGACCCTGCCTGGCGCAGCGCGCCCGGCCACCACACCTCAGGCGCCTGGCGGTGCCAATCAGGTAGCGGCTGTCGAGGGCTGCATCGGGGATCAGCTGTTCAACGGCGTCTTGAGGCTGCGGGTGCAGAAGGTCGAGGACCTGGGACGGCAGTGGGGCGTGACCGTCGAGGTGCGCAACGGCACCAGCAAGCGAATCAGCACCACGGCCGCCACGGGAATCGACATTTACAGCGAGGAGCTCAGCCTGGCCACCACTGACGGCAACACGCTGACCCATTCCAGCGCCGGGGACGCCTGGTCGCTGGCCATCCGGCAGGCCCTGCCCCCGGGCGGAGGCTTCGTGGTCCGCAAGGAGTTCGAGAAACGCGGCGAGGGGAAGCCACAGAAACTCGTGTTTGTGCTTGATCCCAGGTCCAAAGGCCGGGACACCTCGCTGCGCTACACCGTCGCCGACCCCAGCTTCCGCGTGCGGCTTGATTGCCAGCGTTAAAACCGTGATCAATAACAGGATTCCTGCTTTGGGCGCAGGATGCCCTGCTCAGCGTTATGTGCCGCCCCCTGGAGTTTCTGGAGGATTCCAATGACTAAACCTTCCTCTTGCGCCCAGTCCCTCCCAGCCTCGGTTCACGCCACATGGACGCGACGGGCAACGTGTGTCATGGTCCTGGCTTCGTTCCTGCATTCGTGGGGCGGTGCCCAGGTGCGGCCGCTGCCGGTGCAACCCATTCAACCGATGCGCCCGGCACCTGTCATCATCCAGCCGCTGCGGCCGCTTCCCACGACTCTGCGCCAGCTCGATCAGCTTCCCCGGGCAGAGCTGATGAACATGATCACACTGGCCAATATTCAGTTCACGCAGATTCCCCGGCCTACCTTGATTATTCCGCTCCTGCTGCCGCCCATTACTAGGGTCGGACCAGCTACACAGGTGGTTCAGGACACGCCGGACGGACAGGTAGCTTGCTCCGTTCAGCGCTACAGCCTGCGTGCCGCGCCGCCCGAACATGCCATGAAAACACTGGACCAGGACAAGCTGTGGGTGGGCTCGCTGGTCAGGACCGCTGGCCTGGAACTTGGCAGCATGACTGCTATCAACATTCCCGAAGACCGGCGCAACCCCTACCGCGTGACCTCAGCACTGTCCACCGTGTCCGGTTCAGCTACCATTGCCCCCAACCAGACCGCCTATAACTTGGCTGCAGCAGCCGTGCGTCAGGGTATGGTCGGCAACCCCTTCGGGTCTACCGTCCGCTACGAGATCACCGAGCAGAGCAGCGCCGAAACGTCTGCCCTGAAGCTGGGCCTGAAAGCCGGCGGTATCGGCTACAGCGTCAAGGCAGCTGGCAGCCTCAGCAGTGAAAACCGTCAGAACCGCGTGTCGGCCGCCTTCGTTCAGAATGCCTTCACCATGAACGCGGACCTGGGTGGACGCTCGGCCACCGAAGCTTTCCTGAAGAATCCCACTGCTGAAGATCTGGCGGCGGTGACCAGCCCAGGCAGTCCTGCGGCCTACATCGACTCGATCACTTATGGCCGGCTGCTCTTTGTCGAAATGACCAGCAGCTACACCTCACAGCAGATGAAGGCCGCTCTCGACGCCTCCTATTCCGGGGTCAGCGCCAGCGCTCAGGCCGAATCACAGAAGGTGCTCAGCGACAGCCGCTTCAACGTGTACGCCGCTGGCGGCAGCGAGCAGGCTGTCGTGGACCTGATCCGTACCCAGAAACTGGCCCAATATTTCAGGGACACGTCTGACCCGCGTACCCTGGTGCCTATCAGCTTTACAGCCCGCAACTTCACGGACGGGACCTACGCCGCGTCTTCTACTACAGGCGAATTCGCCGAATCAGTCTGTAACCCCAACAGCGTGAAGGCCTGGGTGCGCGTGTCATACCGCTCTATCGAACCGGAAGACAGCAAATACGATGACGTGTTTGGCGAAGTTGCCCTGGACGGAACGGGTATCTGGAGCCTGGGCTCCGGCAACCGGGTAGACCTGTATAAAGGTCAGACTCTGAACCTGTACCGTGCTGCGCAGCCCCTGACACTGAATTATGGGCAGGCCCGCACCATGACCCTGACGGGCCGCCTGATGGACTGGGACGCAGGCTCTCCGAACGATGTGATCGGCGTCTGGAACGAGGCCATAGATCTGAGAGCCGTAGCAGAAGAACTTAAGTCCACCGATCTGGTCCGACGTGAGTTCCGCAAACGCGGGGAGGCTGACGCCGATGGAGTCATGATCGTGGAGTTCAGCCGCAACAATTGAGCCCAATAGGAAGGGGCGTGGGGCGATGACCGTCCCACGCCCTTTATCCTGTGCCTCATGTCTGTTGTAACCCGCATTGCCCCCAGCCCGACCGGTGATCCTCACGTCGGCACCGCGTATATCGGCCTGTTCAATTACACGCTTGCACGCCAGGGCGGCGGAAAGTTCATCCTGCGCATTGAGGACACTGACCGCAACCGTTATGTGCCCGACAGCGAGAAGCGCATTTTTCAGATGATGCAGTGGCTGGGGCTGACGCCCGACGAGTCGCCGCTGCAGGGTGGCGAGAACGGCCCCTACCGCCAGTCCGAACGCTTCGACCTGTACGGCGACTACGCCCAGCAACTGGTAAAGTCCGGCCACGCCTACTACGCCTTCGAGACGCCTGAGGAGCTGTCATCCCTGCGTGAGGCCGCGCAGGCCCAGGGCCGCGTGATCGCGATTCCCAGCCGCGACCTCGACCCGGCTGAGGCCCAGCGCCGTGTGGACTCTGGCGAGCCGGCCGTGATCCGCCTCAAGGTGGACCGTGACGGCGAGACGATAGTCAATGACCGGCTGCGCGACCCGATTCATTTCCAGAACCGCGAGATCGACGACAAGGTACTGCTCAAGGCTGACGGCTTTCCCACCTACCACCTGGCCAACGTGGTGGACGACCGGCTGATGGGCGTGACGCATGTGGTCCGCGCCGAGGAGTGGATCACCAGCACGCCTATTCACGTGCTGCTGTACCGCGCTTTTGGCTGGCCCGAGCCGGTCTGGGCTCATATGCCCCTGCTGCGCAATGCCGACAAGAGCAAGATCAGCAAGCGCAAGAACCCCACCAGCGTGGAATGGTACCAGCAGCAGGGCTTCCTGCCCGAGGCCATGCTGAACTTCCTGGCCACCATGGGCTGGACGCACCCGGACGGCCTGGAAGTGTTTGACCTCGACGAATTTGCGCGGGTCTTCCGCCTGGAAGACGTCACGCTGGGCGGCCCGGTGTTCAGCCTCGACAAGCTGCGCTGGTACAACGGCAAGTACCTGCGGGAGGTGCTGAGCGAGGAGGAGGTGGCCCGGCGCCTGCACGCCCACCTGTCCGGACAGAAGGTTGAGCTGCCCGGAGTCACCGGTGCGGACGATCCCTATTTCCGCGCTGTGTCCCGCCTGATGACGCCGCGTATCGAGGTCTTCTCGGACTTTATGGACAAGACCGCCTACTTCTGGTCCGACAGTTACCCTGTGGACGAGAAAGCCCAGAAAGCTATTGAGGCGGGCCGCGATGTGCTGCCTGCCGTGGCTGCCCGCCTGAAAAACCTGCCCAGCTTCGACGCCGCGAGCATCAAAGGCGCCTTTCAGGCCTACGCCGAGGAGCAGGGCCTGAAGCTCGGCAAGGTCATGCCGCCGGTGCGCGCCGCCGTTGCCGGCACCATGGAGAGTCCGGATCTGCCGGACCTGCTTGAAACCCTGGGCCGCGAACGCGTGGTCTCCCGGATAGAGCGCGCCAGCCGCAGCTGAGCCCGGAAAGCGCCGATGCCACCCCCGG is a window of Deinococcus deserti VCD115 DNA encoding:
- a CDS encoding FAD-binding oxidoreductase, yielding MTPEALSALHARFGEQLSTVPAVLDAHGRDESGLEHVRPHAVVFALSEADVVDALALARTHQFAVVPFAAGSSLEGQLIPLRGGLSLDVSGMKKVVEVQPGGFQATVEPGVTYPELNRLVRAQGLFFPVDPGAEASLGGMASTNASGTGAVRYGTMRDNVLELRVALMDGRVIRVGSRARKTSAGYDLKHLFIGAEGTLGIITQLTVRLWPLPSHVVALRCPFPDVEAAAACAVSVMAAALQPERLELMDAEGLRAVNVHKGTSFPERPTLWIELASPSAAALEEALSLCRELCLDAGALEVGMARTAAERAALWEARHHAFYALKALYPDHTTLSTDLCVPLQHLPAIIAFTRAQVDAEGLHASLLGHVGDGNFHVLFHARPDDTTVWARIEAVYDRMIAQTLALGGTCSGEHGVGLHKRRFLAQEHGEALDLMRDLKMLLDPHGLLNPGKILPDC
- the mutL gene encoding DNA mismatch repair endonuclease MutL → MKIHVLPPHVARLIAAGEVVSRPLDVVRELLDNALDAGATRVDIEVEGGGLSLVRVRDNGSGIPADMVALAPARHATSKLAPETDAVNRVTTLGFRGEALWAAAQAGILELVTRPAQQVGAAQVSAHGDQLSVSRTSAPAGTTVTVRHLFAHLPARLRTQATPAAEVREITTLIGRYVLHHPGLHWRLTVDGEARLTHAPSDHRGAVASVYGPLSANRVVSLEAPGLRGVVSRPELTRARRDRMHFSINGRPVVAAPELEKAVIEGLAELIPAGVAPLCVLDLTVEPENQNPNVHPAKQIVALADLGAVAAQVRDAVAQAMAGQVLARGMPALRSPTESEAAPRQSSFPRLTQLGLYQDLYLLAQGEGDLWIVDAHAAHERALYEQLTRDLRAAPPHELPEPELLHLTPGQLARLHERGPELRSWGLTIEDFGAGLARLRTVPATLAALPVPRLHEQIVEAALGDGPDPQRDVLARLACAPALKAGMLTLQLGEQVLAALSTCEQPWSCPHGRPTTLRLAERDLAHAFGRRGVRDVARGRDTEPAPVPGR
- a CDS encoding BTAD domain-containing putative transcriptional regulator; translation: MNGRPVTLPTRKAFALVAYLAVEGATSRAMLASLLWGDTDEERARGHLRREVYRLRQSPLASLVVTSPDAVALDPAGHTCDVTCFEAQYHAGQCSSALRLWRGELLEGFDLRCAEGFELWLQQRREALACIHHGLLASCARAEEEAGQLRTALALHQELLRSDELAEPHHREVMRLHARLGERGAALQQFARLRQVLADELALEPLPETVALAREILRGTPSPALPAASVLPLVGREREWAQLEEAWARGQMTYLCGEPGVGKTRLMLDFVATKGASVPNDGRPGDVGLPYASIARGLRQLLERQPGLMNELAPWARRELSRLLPGMWNEVLPPLSSHEDRLRLFEAGMALLALGTRGYVALTTDDLHLFDPQSFEFGACFTAGPPVPPWPPLRVLATFQRRELPDAAWEAVQTQVERGAAALIEVQPLSCTALADLLRGLGLPEAQATELSVPLHRYTGGNPLFALETARYLMDQGQLIHGLTSHMLPPRQTGAIIRRRLDSLPAGALRLAQVAAVADRAFSLELAGRVLNTEALTLTPDLQALEQAGLWQGERFAYDLLRVSVLAGLPVASRRLLQTRVLSALHEDPAQRAAQNELRLAP
- a CDS encoding thiol-activated cytolysin family protein, producing MVLASFLHSWGGAQVRPLPVQPIQPMRPAPVIIQPLRPLPTTLRQLDQLPRAELMNMITLANIQFTQIPRPTLIIPLLLPPITRVGPATQVVQDTPDGQVACSVQRYSLRAAPPEHAMKTLDQDKLWVGSLVRTAGLELGSMTAINIPEDRRNPYRVTSALSTVSGSATIAPNQTAYNLAAAAVRQGMVGNPFGSTVRYEITEQSSAETSALKLGLKAGGIGYSVKAAGSLSSENRQNRVSAAFVQNAFTMNADLGGRSATEAFLKNPTAEDLAAVTSPGSPAAYIDSITYGRLLFVEMTSSYTSQQMKAALDASYSGVSASAQAESQKVLSDSRFNVYAAGGSEQAVVDLIRTQKLAQYFRDTSDPRTLVPISFTARNFTDGTYAASSTTGEFAESVCNPNSVKAWVRVSYRSIEPEDSKYDDVFGEVALDGTGIWSLGSGNRVDLYKGQTLNLYRAAQPLTLNYGQARTMTLTGRLMDWDAGSPNDVIGVWNEAIDLRAVAEELKSTDLVRREFRKRGEADADGVMIVEFSRNN
- the gltX gene encoding glutamate--tRNA ligase, which encodes MSVVTRIAPSPTGDPHVGTAYIGLFNYTLARQGGGKFILRIEDTDRNRYVPDSEKRIFQMMQWLGLTPDESPLQGGENGPYRQSERFDLYGDYAQQLVKSGHAYYAFETPEELSSLREAAQAQGRVIAIPSRDLDPAEAQRRVDSGEPAVIRLKVDRDGETIVNDRLRDPIHFQNREIDDKVLLKADGFPTYHLANVVDDRLMGVTHVVRAEEWITSTPIHVLLYRAFGWPEPVWAHMPLLRNADKSKISKRKNPTSVEWYQQQGFLPEAMLNFLATMGWTHPDGLEVFDLDEFARVFRLEDVTLGGPVFSLDKLRWYNGKYLREVLSEEEVARRLHAHLSGQKVELPGVTGADDPYFRAVSRLMTPRIEVFSDFMDKTAYFWSDSYPVDEKAQKAIEAGRDVLPAVAARLKNLPSFDAASIKGAFQAYAEEQGLKLGKVMPPVRAAVAGTMESPDLPDLLETLGRERVVSRIERASRS